In a genomic window of Ipomoea triloba cultivar NCNSP0323 chromosome 3, ASM357664v1:
- the LOC116013362 gene encoding uncharacterized protein LOC116013362: MAEDNTNSSVCSETSGKNESDGGRPIKSSTEKARRLSNVPGVLPSDSLSSRGSDDGSSSRRYSTGKQNPADNGQSNLPHYLRASTGSCHDFCKYGRKHSSESKPMLPLSQRIKRPHHQKLNSVGPTVGEGAKATLPKPRPSDHSRESRDPEVHFPPPPEIIKEVVFLEPKEVERSPIKHNSSSDNVMPKTDTKIKNMPVKVKCSPPMQRPQAKVLKQSSVHKSLEVVKPAARRVSDIGSRGKSDILSCEKNGDTKTGRKTIAPKASRQRVIVSLTALPTSKSSVSKSLNTRKRMDNSSASVKNKNRVEEAETKTEEEKVSEKTLHVIEVDPKDVEMDPKDDLVEPAQDGEIMEDEDDDDVVEPAQDGEILAPLSPPSSLLPESSSTSNTRDLQIARNPRKSLTKAKPVVSKLDASLPVKLKFRRGKVVDIRQENNSPRRLSFRKRTLLGKNQDSKTEGKGKLVDSMHDGQKLSSHPPSREKGGQNGKEVSGLANSKGDDNKPALKGVKSAGRTQNKTSKKDNPIVMRLDNPLPVKLKFKRGTVVNPQHESTAPKRLGFVKVRLLRENQGSSRSDVKKNSKKRVESGENSTSLNPGKVVLRHQDVQQGKKDAQGLFNNVIEETASKLVETKKSKVKALVGAFETVISLQEKKPSAHAVS, from the coding sequence ATGGCTGAAGATAATACCAATTCGTCAGTGTGCTCAGAAACCTCGGGGAAGAACGAGTCAGATGGGGGAAGACCAATTAAAAGTAGCACGGAGAAAGCAAGGCGTTTGAGTAACGTGCCTGGTGTTCTTCCTTCTGATAGCTTATCATCCCGTGGTTCTGATGATGGAAGCAGTTCGAGAAGATACTCGactggaaaacaaaatccgGCTGATAATGGTCAAAGCAATCTTCCGCATTATCTCCGAGCTTCTACTGGTTCTTGCCACGATTTCTGTAAATATGGGAGGAAACATTCTTCTGAATCCAAGCCAATGCTTCCTCTGTCTCAGAGAATTAaaagacctcatcatcagaagctGAATTCTGTGGGGCCCACGGTGGGAGAGGGGGCGAAGGCGACTCTGCCCAAACCAAGACCTTCTGATCATTCCCGTGAATCCCGTGATCCAGAAGTCCACTTCCCACCGCCACCTGAAATCATCAAAGAAGTAGTCTTCTTGGAGCCGAAGGAAGTTGAGCGTTCTCCAATAAAACACAATTCCTCGAGTGACAATGTGATGCCAAAGACGGAcacgaaaataaaaaatatgccGGTGAAGGTGAAGTGCTCCCCGCCTATGCAACGCCCTCAAGCTAAGGTATTGAAACAATCATCCGTTCATAAGTCTTTAGAAGTTGTAAAGCCGGCTGCCAGAAGAGTCAGCGATATAGGTTCTCGAGGAAAAAGTGATATTTTGAGTTGTGAGAAAAACGGTGACACCAAAACTGGCAGAAAGACCATTGCGCCCAAAGCATCTCGACAGAGAGTCATTGTATCCCTGACTGCTTTACCGACCTCAAAGTCTTCTGTCAGTAAATCATTGAATACGAGAAAAAGAATGGATAATAGCTCAGCATCGGTGAAGAACAAAAATAGAGTGGAGGAAGCTGAAACCAAGACTGAAGAAGAAAAGGTCTCCGAGAAAACCTTGCATGTCATCGAGGTGGACCCCAAGGACGTCGAGATGGACCCCAAGGATGATCTTGTAGAGCCTGCTCAAGATGGCGAGATTATGGAAgacgaggatgatgatgatgttgttgaGCCCGCTCAAGATGGTGAAATTCTTGCTCCGCTTTCACCACCGTCTTCATTGTTGCCCGAATCTTCATCGACTTCAAACACTCGTGATTTGCAAATAGCACGTAATCCACGCAAGAGCTTGACTAAGGCGAAGCCTGTTGTTTCTAAACTAGATGCTTCCTTGCCagtaaaactaaaatttaggAGGGGTAAGGTGGTGGATATCCGGCAAGAAAACAATTCTCCAAGGAGACTAAGCTTTAGGAAAAGAACGCTCTTGGGGAAAAATCAAGACAGCAAGACCGAAGGTAAGGGCAAGCTCGTGGATTCCATGCATGATGGTCAAAAGCTCTCATCTCATCCACCGTCCCGCGAAAAAGGAGGACAAAATGGTAAAGAAGTATCTGGTCTCGCAAACAGCAAAGGGGATGACAATAAACCGGCTTTAAAGGGAGTGAAAAGTGCAGGAAGAACTCAAAACAAGACCTCGAAAAAGGACAATCCAATTGTTATGAGACTCGACAATCCTTTACCCGTGAAACTGAAGTTCAAGAGAGGAACAGTCGTGAATCCCCAACACGAAAGCACCGCTCCAAAGAGACTTGGTTTTGTAAAGGTAAGACTTTTGAGGGAAAACCAAGGCAGTAGTAGGAGCGATGTGAAGAAAAATTCTAAGAAGAGAGTTGAGAGCGGAGAAAATAGTACGAGCCTCAACCCTGGAAAGGTAGTCTTGAGGCACCAAGACGTGCAGCAGGGAAAGAAAGACGCCCAGGGGCTATTCAACAATGTTATCGAAGAGACAGCAAGCAAGCTCGTCGAAACCAAGAAAAGCAAGGTTAAAGCTTTGGTGGGCGCTTTCGAAACAGTCATCTCTCTCCAAGAGAAAAAACCTTCCGCTCACGCAGTCTCTTGA
- the LOC116011775 gene encoding EID1-like F-box protein 2, with protein sequence MKITKQYRCIHSASCVCTKGHLSEEVIFLVFEHINWNPKMIAALSCACKWFDDLAKRVLWKEFCKQRAPKMMLDLQSSGSHSVDGNWRALGKLLIYCSGCTKGGLFNSIHIPGHFVYRTRFSRTSGKSFLLPQCRTDVLYVSDPCEHLDQGDEGDVGFFRGIFKSFATSKVRKMLIKREAKLHPREVCPYCKAKLWSMLQAKMIPSSASCRLGAYEDAIEYYVCLNGHVLGICTLLPLSDTEEASGSE encoded by the coding sequence ATGAAAATCACCAAACAATACCGATGCATACACTCAGCAAGTTGTGTATGCACAAAAGGGCATCTCAGTGAAGAAGTGATATTTCTAGTTTTTGAACATATAAACTGGAACCCGAAGATGATTGCAGCCCTATCTTGTGCATGCAAATGGTTTGATGATCTTGCCAAGAGAGTGCTTTGGAAGGAATTCTGTAAGCAAAGAGCGCCCAAGATGATGCTTGACCTGCAGTCAAGCGGGAGTCACAGTGTTGACGGGAACTGGAGAGCGCTTGGAAAACTTCTGATTTACTGCTCTGGCTGTACCAAGGGTGGCTTGTTCAATAGCATTCACATTCCCGGACATTTTGTTTATAGGACACGGTTCTCAAGGACCTCTGGGAAGAGCTTTCTTTTACCACAATGCAGGACGGATGTTTTGTATGTCTCTGATCCTTGTGAGCATCTTGATCAAGGAGACGAGGGGGATGTTGGATTTTTTCGTGGGATATTTAAATCTTTTGCAACATCGAAGGTTAGGAAAATGCTGATTAAGAGGGAGGCTAAGCTACACCCAAGGGAGGTTTGCCCGTATTGTAAGGCTAAGCTGTGGAGCATGCTGCAGGCAAAGATGATCCCATCGAGTGCCAGCTGCAGATTAGGTGCTTATGAAGATGCGATCGAGTACTATGTGTGCCTTAATGGACACGTGCTTGGAATTTGCACCCTCTTGCCGTTGTCTGATACAGAGGAAGCATCTGGATCCGAGTGA
- the LOC116011731 gene encoding uncharacterized protein LOC116011731: MWNFASNCIAGSARLKKDLRKPTQDADCSDDEASSITSREEGLECPICWESFNIVENVPYVLWCGHTLCKNCILGLQWAIVKCPTLPIQLPLFIACPWCNLLSLRLVYRGNLKFPRKNFFLLWMLESMNGDRRVSQSPSCADHQSSWPPCRTLAGNSATEPSFRRGPYARHSESLGSHHDHTHLNGFLAFERLHSSLRKSLVFFIHLTSKFPLVVIFLLILLYAIPASAAILALYMLITIVFALPSLLILYFAYPSLDWLVREIIT, encoded by the coding sequence ATGTGGAACTTTGCATCTAACTGTATAGCTGGTAGTGCGAGGCTGAAGAAGGACCTTCGGAAGCCTACTCAGGATGCAGATTGCTCAGATGATGAGGCTTCTTCCATAACAAGTAGAGAGGAGGGACTGGAGTGCCCAATATGCTGGGAATCCTTCAACATCGTGGAAAACGTACCCTATGTTTTATGGTGTGGCCATACGCTTTGTAAAAATTGCATTTTGGGATTACAATGGGCCATTGTGAAGTGTCCTACTTTACCAATCCAGCTTCCTCTCTTCATAGCATGTCCCTGGTGCAATTTATTATCCTTGCGTCTGGTTTATAGGGGAAACTTAAAGTTTCCTAGAAAGAACTTCTTTCTTCTATGGATGCTTGAGAGCATGAATGGTGATAGGAGAGTGTCCCAGTCTCCCTCTTGTGCTGATCATCAATCATCCTGGCCGCCCTGTAGAACATTAGCAGGAAATTCTGCTACTGAGCCTAGTTTCCGGAGGGGCCCATATGCTCGCCACTCAGAGTCATTAGGATCACACCATGATCATACTCATCTCAATGGTTTCCTTGCTTTTGAGAGACTACATTCTTCACTTAGAAAGTCACTTGTTTTCTTCATTCATCTGACATCCAAGTTCCCCCTGGTGGTTATATTCCTTCTGATCCTCTTATATGCTATACCCGCCAGTGCAGCAATATTGGCCTTGTACATGCTTATCACCATTGTGTTTGCTCTTCCATCACTTCTCATTCTCTACTTTGCATATCCAAGTTTGGATTGGCTAGTCAGAGAAATCATTACCTGA
- the LOC116012781 gene encoding probable ubiquitin conjugation factor E4 translates to MATQKPQRTPEEIEDIIIRKIFLVSLIDSMENDSRFVYLEMTAAEVLSEGKDLRLSRDLMERVLIDRLSGNFAAAEPPFQYLVNCYRRAHEEGKKIGNMKDKSVRSEMELVVKQAKKLAVSYCIIHLGNPDTFPNWETNTSNVSPLLPLIFSEVSLAVDGFGGSSSSGGVTCPPGLLDDFFKDGDFDSLDPILKQLYEDLRGSVLKVSALGNFQQPLRALLLLVKYPVGSKSLVNHPWWIPKNMYMNGRVIEMTSILGPFFHVSAIPDNTLFKSQPDVGQQCFSDASTRRPADLLSSFTTIKTVMNNLYDGLTEVLKCLLKNTNTRENVLEYLAQVINKNASRAHIQVDPLSCASSGMFVNLSAVMLRLCEPFLDHNLSKRDKIDSSYVFYSKRLELRDLTAMNASSEEVSEWISGNNPGKADACKDSSGGEFRLLESQEATSSGNNTGGSSILHDNKPKSSCTEKDKYSFICECFFMTARVLNLGLLKAFSDFKHLVQDISRCEDSLSTFRAMSEQGQAPQSQNDIARLEKVLELYNQEKLCYEAQILRDGGLLQRALSFYRLMVVWLVDLVGGFRMPLPSTCPMEFASMPEHFVEDAMELLIFASRIPRALDGILLDDFMNFIIMFMGSPQYIRNPYLRAKMVEVLNCWMPRRSGSSATTTLFEGHQLSLEYLVRNLLKLYVDIEFTGSHTQFYDKFNIRHNIAELLEYLWQVPSHRNAWRQIAKEEEKGVYLNFLNFLINDSIYLLDESLNKILELKELEAEMSNRVEWEQRPAQERQERTRLFHSQENIIRIDMKLANEDVSMLTFTSEQITAPFLLPEMVERVASMLNYFLLQLVGPQRKSLSLKDPEKYEFRPKELLKQIVKIYVHLARGDKENIFPAAITKDGRSYNEQLFSAAAVVLRRIGEDSRIIQEFIDLGAKAKVAATEAMDTEAALGEIPDEFLDPIQYTLMKDPVILPSSRITVDLPVIQRHLLSDSTDPFNRSHLTADMLIPNTELKAKIEEFVRASQKSKKRGEDLGMQSTKTTIQTTDTSTLIE, encoded by the exons ATGGCGACTCAGAAACCGCAGAGGACGCCGGAGGAGATCGAGGATATAATCATCCGGAAAATCTTCCTCGTGTCGTTGATCGATTCGATGGAGAATGATTCTAGGTTTGTGTATTTGGAAATGACAGCGGCGGAGGTGCTCAGCGAGGGGAAGGATTTGAGGTTGTCTAGGGATTTGATGGAGAGAGTCCTGATAGATCGACTTTCCGGGAACTTTGCTGCCGCCGAGCCGCCATTCCAGTATTTAGTTAATTGTTACCGTCGAGCGCACGAGGAGGGGAAGAAGATTGGGAATATGAAAGATAAGAGTGTGAGATCTGAGATGGAATTGGTGGTGAAACAAGCAAAGAAGTTGGCTGTTTCCTACTGTATAATACATTTAGGGAACCCTGATACGTTTCCAAATTGGGAAACCAATACGTCCAATGTTTCTCCTTTGCTGCCTTTGATATTCTCAGAGGTTTCTCTTGCAGTGGATGGGTTTGGGGGGAGTAGTAGCAGTGGTGGAGTGACTTGTCCACCAGGGCTTCTGGATGATTTCTTTAAAGATGGGGATTTTGATAGTCTAGACCCAATTTTGAAACAGTTGTATGAGGATTTGAGAGGAAGTGTGCTAAAGGTATCTGCTTTGGGGAATTTTCAGCAGCCACTGAGAGCTTTGTTGCTATTAGTTAAGTATCCAGTAGGGTCAAAGTCTCTGGTGAATCATCCTTGGTGGATACCAAAGAATATGTACATGAATGGGAGGGTTATTGAGATGACCAGCATTTTGGGCCCTTTCTTTCATGTCAGTGCTATACCTGATAATACATTATTCAAAAGTCAGCCTGACGTTGG CCAGCAGTGCTTCTCAGATGCATCAACACGCCGTCCAGCTGATCTACTGTCTTCCTTCACAACAATCAAAACTGTGATGAACAACTTATATGATGGCTTGACGGAAGTGCTCAAGTGTCTTCTTAAGAATACAAACACCCGTGAAAATGTTCTCGAATATCTTGCGCAAGTGATCAACAAAAATGCATCGAGGGCTCATATTCAG GTTGATCCATTATCCTGTGCTAGTTCAGGCATGTTTGTCAATCTCAGTGCTGTTATGCTTCGGCTCTGTGAACCATTTTTAGATCACAATTTGTCAAAAAGGGACAAGATTGATTCCAGCTACGTGTTCTATAGTAAACGTTTGGAATTGAG GGATTTAACTGCTATGAATGCATCATCTGAAGAAGTCTCTGAATGGATAAGTGGAAATAATCCTGGGAAGGCAGATGCCTGTAAAGATAGTAGTGGTGGAGAATTCAGGTTGTTAGAATCTCAGGAAGCCACAAGCTCTGGCAATAATACTGGGGGATCTTCTATCCTACATGACAACAAACCAAAATCCAGTTGCACCGAAAAAGATAAATACTCATTCATTTGTGAATGCTTCTTCATGACAGCAAGGGTCCTTAATCTAGGCCTTTTAAAAGCATTTTCTGACTTTAAGCATCTTGTTCAG GACATTTCAAGGTGTGAAGATAGTTTGTCTACTTTTAGAGCCATGTCAGAACAAGGACAAGCTCCACAATCTCAGAACGATATAGCACGCCTTGAGAAAGTGCTTGAGTTGTATAATCAGGAGAAGCTGTGCTATGAAGCTCAGATACTTAGG GATGGAGGGCTTCTTCAACGGGCATTGTCCTTCTATAGGCTAATGGTTGTTTGGTTGGTTGACCTTGTTGGTGGTTTCCGGATGCCTCTACCATCAACTTGCCCTATGGAATTTGCATCCATGCCTGAGCACTTTGTGGAAGATGCCATGGAGTTGCTTATTTTCGCTTCTAGAATACCTAGAGCTTTGGATGGTATATTATTG GATGATTTCATGAACTTTATTATCATGTTCATGGGAAGTCCACAGTATATTAGAAACCCATATTTAAGAGCGAAGATGGTTGAAGTCCTTAACTGTTGGATGCCTCGTAGAAG TGGCTCATCTGCAACTACAACATTGTTTGAGGGGCACCAACTTTCTCTGGAGTATCTTGTGAGGAATCTCTTGAAGCTTTATGTTGATATCGAATTCACAGGTTCCCACACTCAG TTCTATGACAAGTTCAATATCCGTCACAACATTGCCGAACTTCTTGAATACCTATGGCAGGTTCCAAGCCATCGCAATGCGTGGAGACAG ATTGCTAAAGAGGAGGAGAAGGGTGTCTATTTGAATTTCTTGAACTTCTTAATCAATGATAGCATTTATCTTCTTGATGAAAGTCTCAACAAAATTCTTGAACTCAAAGAACTGGAAGCTGAGATGTCTAATAGAGTGGAGTGGGAGCAAAGACCAGCTCAAGAGAGGCAGGAGAGGACTCGACTTTTCCACTCTCAGGAGAAT ATCATTCGAATTGATATGAAGCTGGCAAATGAAGATGTGAGCATGCTGACATTTACTTCAGAACAGATCACAGCCCCCTTTCTACTTCCTGAGATG GTGGAGAGAGTTGCTAGTATGCTGAACTACTTTCTGTTACAACTCGTGGGCCCACAGAGAAAATCTCTAAGCTTAAAAGACCCTGAAAAGTATGAATTTCGTCCGAAAGAGTTGTTAAAGCAG ATTGTCAAAATATATGTGCATTTGGCTAGAGGAGATAAGGAGAACATCTTCCCAGCCGCAATCACTAAAGATGGTCGTTCATACAATGAGCag TTGTTTAGTGCTGCAGCTGTTGTTCTTAGAAGAATCGGTGAAGACTCGAGGATCATACAGGAGTTTATTGATCTCGGTGCTAAAGCCAAAGTTGCAGCAACAGAAGCCATGGACACCGAAGCTGCTCTTGgagaaatccctgatgaattccttGATCCTATTCAA TATACATTGATGAAGGATCCCGTCATTCTGCCCTCATCAAGGATCACAGTTGACTTGCCTGTTATTCAGCGGCATCTTCTTAGCGATAGT ACGGATCCATTCAACCGTTCTCATCTAACCGCGGACATGTTGATTCCAAACACCGAGCTGAAGGCCAAAATCGAAGAATTCGTCCGGGCATCCCAAAAATCGAAAAAGCGTGGTGAAGATTTGGGTATGCAAAGCACAAAAACAACAATCCAAACAACAGACACTTCAACGTTGATCGAATAG
- the LOC116012027 gene encoding UDP-glycosyltransferase 708C1-like: protein MSESSSLCNHAKSCSCPQSTTQESIELFVSANHAKSPHIVFFPSGLGAGQLNLFFRLAAMLASRGCTLTFITIQPHLSATKLISDDTSIFFSNHPEIKKLNFEILPVTASKSTINVDPFMLQIDAISRSLVKLGPLLSTLDEPVAAMVSDFSIADGLTQIIPDLGIHLYILSTTSARFYSTVAYLPVLLSKNPALFKNLPGDIAIPGLAPIPKSSIPNSWLDNSPTNYVLTAFLLPNAESLCKVSGVFLNTFNWFEPETITALNTGKIRSSLPPVFPLGPLESTEQENCSQWPWLDDKPADSIIYVNFGTREPISRNQIIEIGKGLLISGHSFLWILKDEQRELFGEVFMEGVRDKGKIVKEGRVHQEGILGHPAIAVFMNQCEWDCVMDAARFGVPLLAWPQHGDQKMNAEVVEKAGLGVWVKEWGWGEERLVNGEEIAEKVRMVMENRDVRREARNVREEAEKAIKHCGSEKKLMEFIVASTQKIETASFIEK, encoded by the coding sequence ATGTCTGAATCTAGTAGCCTCTGCAATCATGCAAAATCTTGTTCTTGTCCACAATCTACTACCCAAGAATCAATTGAACTGTTCGTGTCAGCCAATCATGCAAAATCTCCTCATATTGTATTCTTTCCGAGTGGATTGGGGGCGGGGCAACTGAATCTGTTTTTCCGGCTAGCTGCCATGCTTGCTTCGCGGGGCTGTACACTCACATTCATCACCATACAGCCTCACTTATCTGCTACAAAGCTCATCAGTGATGACACCTCCATTTTCTTCTCTAACCACCCAGAGATCAAGAAACTGAACTTTGAGATTCTTCCTGTGACAGCCTCAAAATCTACCATCAATGTTGACCCTTTCATGCTCCAAATTGATGCCATTTCGCGCTCTCTGGTGAAACTAGGACCTCTTCTATCCACTTTAGATGAACCAGTCGCTGCCATGGTCTCTGATTTTAGTATAGCAGATGGCCTCACACAGATCATACCTGATCTCGGCATCCATCTCTACATCCTCTCCACTACTTCAGCCCGGTTTTACTCTACCGTGGCATATCTTCCTGTCCTGCTCTCAAAAAACCCTGCTTTATTCAAGAATCTCCCCGGGGATATTGCTATCCCGGGATTAGCCCCTATCCCAAAATCTAGCATCCCCAACTCATGGCTGGATAACTCACCAACAAATTACGTCTTAACAGCCTTCTTACTACCAAATGCAGAATCCCTTTGTAAAGTCAGTGGTGTGTTCTTGAACACCTTTAACTGGTTTGAACCCGAAACCATCACAGCTCTTAACACCGGCAAAATTCGAAGTTCTCTTCCACCCGTGTTTCCTCTCGGGCCGTTAGAATCAACCGAGCAAGAGAATTGCAGCCAGTGGCCATGGTTAGATGACAAACCTGCTGATTCTATTATATATGTGAACTTTGGAACCAGAGAGCCAATTTCAAGAAACCAAATCATAGAAATAGGAAAAGGGCTGTTAATCAGTGGGCATAGCTTTTTGTGGATCCTTAAAGATGAGCAAAGAGAATTGTTTGGTGAGGTATTCATGGAGGGGGTGAGAGACAAAGGGAAAATAGTTAAAGAAGGAAGGGTACATCAGGAAGGGATTCTTGGGCACCCTGCAATTGCAGTGTTCATGAACCAGTGTGAATGGGATTGTGTAATGGATGCGGCTCGGTTTGGAGTGCCCTTACTGGCATGGCCACAGCATGGTGATCAGAAGATGAATGCTGAGGTTGTGGAGAAGGCAGGGTTGGGGGTGTGGGTTAAAGAATGGGGTTGGGGTGAGGAAAGGTTAGTAAATGGGGAAGAGATTGCAGAGAAGGTTAGAATGGTGATGGAGAATAGGGATGTGAGGAGGGAGGCTAGGAATGTGAGGGAAGAAGCTGAAAAGGCTATTAAGCATTGTGGGAGTGAGAAAAAGTTGATGGAGTTCATTGTCGCTTCGACACAAAAAATTGAAACTGCATCGTTCATAGAGAAGTAA
- the LOC116013764 gene encoding uncharacterized protein LOC116013764 — translation MGTKIQCKTYLPAFYSVKDLNGHVNNRVPLLNHEEQTLRSVQHFDFFASCVPVDGYFEYDKEKVRQTILKHESIFRHQLQELHRLHRRQMELMSELKTRELQKNSMKAETLHFGHFLSHAPPSDVKRAWSVSYFPSPSSGSALVSTSGTSYSQSPFEFIKGENRASRFSSQDKEIPRAGNEDRYNSNTTTLEFSKRTNRLADLNEPIFLEEAPILASNANPYRINSLADSIESMDKLSRNHIIRRNGGNGFNHMQSVSGRNGQEHLIIDINADAHSDSSHTPFPSNNTKAEHPKKRTIFGVVISEGNEERSMTVSSGSCKGVKQNLDCNGGKVHMNGDIRMTSSSKGDGASRSLQLNAREVNGCSSVGFNYANGKSVMAMKVDTEKLVISQNVAYCQTKRESSKGALPWFMVKSQHGLDQSKEGENYCHTNLDLLKNCSQQIFRKSETDEDFSRILNRRQEAKPSTSIKDSEHSNIEVSSATAVKKIFGVPIFKSSKDVVNSADSLSRASFLDVHGVNSKNVFADDTASKNQFDAKDNIIEKRLDNNISGLSPQIDLNLSLDEEEVSPTPSLPRAVVEIELDDEAPALLESEGVLSLEAESRDIKSGLEEFKEPRGEAARRAAEAIVSLSQTGDNSFLDSLYNKNSESAATACLEWFAELITSEVNGDECRIMEASSGKQRGNSSDEDSIPDGMDYFEFATLKLRDMKEEGQCYEPSILEIHNDDEEEEIGAATTQSKRPRRGQARRGRQRKDFQRDVLPGIMSLSKHELSEDILTFEELLRTSGCSWQSCLSQKKATKTGRGRRRRGGSTTPSPIKTATPSNQPLCNEVEIEKASLTGWGKKTRRLPRQRCPTTHHVPLMQC, via the exons ATGGGAACTAAGATACAATGTAAGACGTATTTGCCAGCGTTTTACTCTGTAAAGGATCTGAATGGCCACGTTAATAATAGGGTGCCTTTACTAAATCATGAAGAACAAACGCTAAGAAGTGTTCAGCATTTTGACTTTTTTGCATCGTGCGTGCCTGTGGATGGATACTTTGAATACGACAAGGAAAAAGTGAGGCAGACGATTTTGAAGCATGAATCGATATTCAGGCACCAG CTCCAAGAACTGCACCGCCTTCACAGGAGGCAGATGGAACTGATGAGTGAGTTGAAAACGAGAGAACTGCAAAAGAATTCGATGAAGGCTGAGACATTGCATTTCGGGCACTTCTTGTCTCACGCTCCTCCCAGTGATGTGAAACGAGCCTGGAGCGTTTCTTACTTTCCTTCACCGAGTTCAGGGTCTGCTCTCGTGTCCACATCAGGCACTAGTTACAGTCAGTCTCCGTTTGAATTCATAAAAGGCGAAAACAGGGCTAGTCGTTTCTCCTCCCAAGACAAAGAAATTCCACGGGCTGGTAATGAAGACAGATATAATTCTAACACTACAACACTCGAGTTCTCAAAGAGGACCAATCGTCTTGCTGACTTGAATGAACCCATATTTCTCGAGGAAGCTCCAATCTTAGCTTCAAATGCCAATCCTTACAGAATCAATTCTCTTGCTGATAGCATTGAGAGTATGGATAAGTTGTCTCGGAATCACATCATACGAAGGAATGGCGGGAATGGCTTCAACCACATGCAGTCCGTTAGTGGAAGGAATGGACAGGAGCATTTGATTATCGACATAAATGCTG ATGCTCACTCTGACAGTTCACATACACCTTTTCCATCTAATAACACCAAGGCAGAACACCCGAAGAAAAGGACAATTTTTGGTGTTGTAATATCCGAAGGAAATGAAGAACGATCTATGACTGTTTCCAGTGGAAGTTGTAAGGGAGTGAAGCAAAACCTCGACTGTAATGGAGGCAAAGTGCACATGAATGGTGATATAAGAATGACTTCGAGTTCAAAAGGCGATGGTGCTTCCCGCAGTTTGCAGTTGAATGCCCGAGAGGTAAATGGATGTTCCTCGGTTGGCTTTAACTATGCTAATGGCAAATCTGTAATGGCAATGAAGGTTGACACAGAAAAACTCGTCATATCTCAAAATGTTGCATATTGTCAAACAAAGCGAGAAAGTTCCAAGGGAGCATTGCCATGGTTCATGGTAAAATCACAGCATGGTCTTGACCAGAGCAAAGAGGGCGAGAATTATTGTCACACGAATCTTGATTTATTGAAAAATTGTTCTCAGCAAATTTTCAGAAAATCAGAAACAGATGAGGATTTTTCTCGAATTTTGAATAGGAGACAAGAAGCCAAGCCATCAACATCCATCAAAGATTCTGAGCACAGCAATATTGAAGTCAGTTCTGCTACAGCTGTTAAGAAGATTTTTGGGGTTCCAATTTTTAAGTCCTCTAAAGATGTAGTAAACTCTGCAGATTCCCTCTCCCGGGCCAGTTTTCTGGACGTTCATGGAGTTAATTCCAAGAATGTATTTGCAGACGACACAGCGTCTAAAAATCAGTTTGACGCTAAGGATAATATTATTGAGAAGAGACTGGACAACAACATTTCCGGTTTGAGTCCTCAGATTGATCTTAACCTGTCGTTGGATGAAGAAGAGGTGTCACCCACGCCTTCTCTCCCTCGAGCAGTTGTGGAAATTGAGTTAGATGATGAGGCTCCGGCCCTTCTTGAATCCGAAGGAGTTCTGTCTCTCGAAGCAGAATCCCGGGATATTAAATCAGGATTGGAGGAATTTAAAGAACCTCGTGGAGAAGCTGCAAGACGAGCTGCTGAGGCTATAGTTTCCCTCTCACAGACTGGTGATAACAGTTTCCTCGACAGTCTCTATAATAAGAACTCGGAATCTGCAGCTACTGCTTGCCTTGAATGGTTTGCAGAATTGATTACTTCTGAAGTGAACGGTGACGAGTGCAGGATAATGGAAGCTTCCTCGGGGAAACAACGAGGTAACAGCAGCGATGAAGATTCCATCCCCGATGGCATGGATTACTTTGAGTTTGCAACACTCAAGTTGAGAGACATGAAGGAAGAAGGGCAGTGTTATGAGCCATCTATTTTGGAAATTCACAACgacgacgaagaagaagaaatagggGCAGCTACAACACAATCGAAACGCCCACGAAGAGGGCAGGCAAGAAGGGGCAGGCAGAGAAAAGACTTCCAAAGGGATGTCCTGCCAGGAATCATGTCCCTTTCTAAGCACGAGCTAAGCGAGGATATCCTGACATTCGAAGAGCTGTTGAGAACCTCGGGTTGCTCTTGGCAGTCATGTTTGTCACAAAAGAAAGCCACTAAGACTGGTAGGGGAAGGAGGCGCCGTGGAGGCTCAACTACTCCCTCCCCCATTAAAACCGCAACTCCATCAAACCAACCTCTCTGCAACGAAGTGGAGATCGAGAAGGCCAGCCTAACCGGATGGGGAAAGAAGACACGACGCCTGCCAAGACAGCGCTGTCCAACTACTCATCATGTTCCTCTGATGCAATGCTAA